The Amaranthus tricolor cultivar Red isolate AtriRed21 chromosome 2, ASM2621246v1, whole genome shotgun sequence genome contains the following window.
CTACAAGTATTGATGCAACATATGCCCTACTCATATATGACGCTAAATATTCAACTTGAGATGATAGGGGCGGATGAGATTTGAACTCACGACTTTTTGTCACGTTGACTTATggtaccatgtcaaggaaccactTAACCAAAGCTTAAGCTAACAATGtagccccatgatatgttatataacgATGCATCAAGATTGACTAGCAAAAAGACAACGACTCAATGATTAGATCTTATTTTGAATAAGTACTTCCTGAGTTGGGCTATCCCGCTTGTGTGCCTACTGTTTCATATAGCATTAGCTAAAGATGGCTCAAGACAAGAAGATCCACCATGTCCTATCTCCAATCTCCATACCAGTTTAACACTGTAATAGAGAGTTTATGTAGGAGATTAGGGGTAGTTCAGCAACCTGACTACAATTTTAATCCTACTTGTGAGAAGTTCACACATCTAATGTTTGCAATTCGACCTGTTGAAATTCAACCCGAGACCCGAATTGAAACAAACCGAAATACTAGGCTTTGGATTTCATTGTTGCAGCAAATTGGTGTAAAGATCTGCTTCAGCCATTTCTGAGGAGATTCAAGAAGTAGATTTGATGTCGGATACACCTAAGGTATGTGGCACAATGGCTTGTAATTTAGTGAGTGATTATGCATTTTGGATGATTGCAAGAAGATTTTGAAGgacgataaaaaaaattagatcgGCAGGCTGGCAGCTATTGTACAAAGAAATTGAACTCATTTGTGATTCCTAATTTCAGAGTTTTTCACTTTCCCTAGTTTACCTCATTCATTTTTGCCTTCTCTATTTTGATTCTCGGAGTGCAGagagcatagtgcaaaaaaagaccgtatcgtaaaggttttcaaatttacctaaatggTACTACCTGCATCATAAAGGTGTAAAAAGACCGTATTTTAGGCCGATCAAGCGATATTTCATGGTTTAGACCGATATGGCTGTACAATAACATCACCCCGTGACCACATCATCGTATCCGTTACCGCAATCGGGAAcgttaccgcatttttgcactatggcagAGAGGCAGACTAGTCGTACCTTCTCCAAAAATAAGCTAGAGAACTAAGTCAACTTTTCCAAGAATGCAAATGAAGAAATGTAGATCCTCCCCATAATGACCAACTAGATCCGACCTCAAGATAACTTAAGGTAAGTttcggaaaaaaaaattaccattgAATAGAATTTCCTTTAAGTAGATAATAgtaaagaatttttttataaaaggtAGCATTCACCTAATTTGCCAAGTTGCCATATATGCTACTTCAACCTCTGCTTTACACCCCTTCCTAACTCATCAATCCTTTCAAATTTTAGTACAATCTGAATCAAAATGCTAACGTCTACTTAATAAGCCCTTTGTAAAACATGCCTTTCAAATTAGTTGGCGAGAAATTTAAACCCTATTCCCAATTCATGCCTACAGATCCACCAACAACAGCTGAAGGCCTAAAGGCAAGGCTTGCAACCGAACCAGTCCACCGCCACTAAGTTTGATAGTATgtatatttttaagaaatttttcaaaattcacattgtagaatgaatgacaGTAACTACATGGATGATGGTTAATGACATGCTTTTCACAATCAACAATATCAGTAAAAACATGAAACCTTTGCAAATAGCCCATGTGCAGGGGCGAATCCAGAAAAAATTTATTACATGGGCCAATATTATATGAACTCTCATTGGCACGGTGTGATTAGCTGAAAACACCTTTGTCAAAGCGCATAGAAAGTTGTGGGTTCAAACAATGAACAGCAGTTTAatatattacttaattttacaTGACACGGGCCATGGCCCATGCCAGCCCGGGTCTAGATATGCCCCTGCCCATGTGTACATTGCAGTAAATATACGACAAGAAAAAAACATATTACCTAGGTGACGCCACCAAACAGTGTTTCATAACGGTGCTGTACATGATTTCCCACCACTAGATCTCCAACAAATAGGAGGAGCTATTCAACAGTGTTCCTGGCATCAAGTATCCATGGCTATCAACTCATTAACGCCGCATTGCCTTATGTCGATGACCATTGATCTATTAAAGGGATGCATTATGTCACAGCATTCACGACGCGGTGCCATCACCTAAAATGAGACAAGTCTAGATGTCAGCAAGCAAGGATTAAGCACAAAAATAGACAAAATAAATCCTCAACAGAAAGTATACCGGTCCAGTGCTACGTGGTCGTTTCTTGGCAAACACCCTTATATCTTTTAGCTTGTCCATAGCAACATTTCGGGAACAATTACGAGTACTATGCCGTCTATATTTGCTCCAGACATTTCCAGTTCCAGAAGCAACATCCTCTAGAAAGAAAACCACAGGTCTTTTACATGGATGCTGAGGGTATTCCCTCGTGTCAAATACATACTGGCTAGCAATATTGATGCCACGTCTCCTCCAGGGCGTAAAAGTTCTCTGTGATGCAAGAATATCCGGGAGAAGTATATTTCCTTCGAATACTTGAATAGCGTAGCCCCAAGCAACTGAAACGGTCAAATTACTTGAGTGATCATAACAAACAGTTTGCTGCAGAACTCTGCCAGAATCGACACGCGCAGCCTTAAAAAGATGCTGCACAGCCTTTGTCCGGTTCTTCTTAGGAAAAATGGGATCCACAAGCTCCAAATGGTGAAGAGATATTAAAGGTGACAAGGGGTGAGCAGAAAGCAAGCCGAATAAGTCACCTCTAACATCCACCTGATAAGTTAAATTAAACACCCATTTCAATCAATTAGCTTGTTATCGGAATCACCTTCACTCTGAatactaaaaagtaaaataaaaaattaaaaaaaaaaaattcctcatGGTAACCCTGAATTATCgacttttccacgtggtagacaaacaTTTTTCTAATCCATGTGGTGACCtaaccttccaacttttccaaATGGTAGACAAAAGGGAAGTGTTTTTGTTAACTTAATGCTATTTTTCCCCGAacataatgacatttttttcaaaaaatagatgTCATGACACCCTAATTGGCCACATATTTCATAATCcagtcgaaataagtacttaaattaaccaaaaatttaatattttgtctaccacatgaAAAAGTTGGAGAGGTCATCACatggaatttaaaaaaaaatgaaatattcaaTACTCAATGATATATGAGCATCAAACATCAAGCAAACAAGTTAATTTAAAGAAAACCCATTCAATCAACTAGCTTGTTATCCCGGTCACCTTAACTCTAACAATTAAAACAAATGGGTTATTCAAAACTCAATGATATATGATCATCAAGTCTTATGCCATCGACAATGTCAAACCGATCAAATGAATAacacaaataaaatcaaaaagaaaagagCAATTTGAATACAAGTCTTTGGCTCATAAAATTTTAGCCATTATATGCATTCCCAAATTTCTATAGTAAGCATCCACAAGACTGAATAGCTAGTAACTGATTCAAGTGGTTGATTTGACTAGTTGATTTTATCATCTTATTTGACCCAACACACTACTTTGTGCAACTTGTTCAAATCGGTTGATTTTGTCCCGGCAAGCTCCCCAAATTAGCCGAGTTACCAAACACTAACATTAACTAATTTGACCGTATAAATCATATATCACCTCTAAGGCTCTAACCACGTAAAAACCCAATAAGCCAAGTTACAAACACCTCCAACATCTAATAAAAGTATCATCCGATTAAATTAGCAATCTAAAACGAAAAAGGCCAGCCCAgatcatttgattaaaaacccTCTTAATATTTATGCTCTTAATATTTATGCAGACAAAAATGACAGCCGAATCGAATGCAAGATGAGTGTTGGACACCCCTATACTAGTAACCTAGTGTTCGAGCAAATCATGGGTCGAGTCATTTGATTAAAACTTCTACATAACATTAAATGTGTAATAACAATCGAATTGATTCAACACACATGCAAAGACGAGCATGCGTATCCTAGATTCGCCACCGGAAAAGAGAGACAAAAATCAGACCTGATGAAAGCCAGGCTCCCGAGTCAATTCAACACCAAGCTCAGAAATACAAGAAGAAATGCGATGATCACTCCCATACAAATGTGGGTAACGCATCAAACAAGAATCCATAACCTTACACAAAGCTTTCGCCAATGGCGAACTAATAGCAAACCCACCACCCCCATAAGCCATACCAAAACTCATCCTCAAATTCTGTTCAGAACTCTCAGAATTACTACCAATATAATACCATTTTTCATGATCATACTTAGACAAAACACCCACtaaattttccttaaaaaataCGGTATCGTCATCCCCGAAAACAAACCATCGAACATTAGGTTCGTTACGATCGACAACTTCTTTGACAATACGAGCAACGCGAATCGCAGAGCGATGACCGCGAGGAAAAGAGTAGGGAAATCGGGAAGTATCGGAGGAGATAGAGTAAGGAATTGGGGGAGAGAAACTAGGGTTTTTATCGAGGAAGAGAAGTGCCCTAGTAGAATTAGGGGAGTACcaaagggaaaggaaagggagACGATTAGGGAaggaagatgaggaagaagctATAGAGAAGAAAATGTGATGAAGAGAAGTGGGAATGGAAATGGAAGAGATGGATTCATGAACGAAGGTATCAGTATGAGAAGGGATATGGTGGAAGAGAAAATGGCGGTTGATGAGGTAGAAAGTGGAGATGGAGAACGTGATTATGAGGAAGAGTTTTAAGCGAGTTGTAGGGATTTTCATGGCGGAAATTcttgttttagggttttttgatGGGTGATTTTGGATTGTAGTTAGATATTGAGCTCCATGTTTGTAATGGTGTTCTTGGCAGCCATGGATGAAAGCTTCGGTAATTCATGaatgaaaaggaaaataatttGGTGAATCTAGACGTATTATACGAATCTAGTACAATACATGTTATATGTACTAGGATGTCTGTCTTTTGATAGAACATAGAAGTACTTCTATCATTTTTGTCATTATTCAAAGGAagttaatttctttcaaaaaaaacaaaaaaaggtaATGGTTTTGCATAAATCTTTGATAAGTtggaaagaaaaaattataagtaatttctaaaatttttaaacttattttaacaAATGATTAATGAATGTATGAGAACTTTGAGTGAAAATAAGGTAGAAATAGAAATTATGTAAGGATCAGGTCATTTAACGATTGAAAatgaaaacacaaattcttgtaaaaGTCGGTCTTTTTTCAgaatattttctcttatttaacatgatttttcattttaattcagtcattttaatattaataatacaaattttttatttatttgctacaaataatttcatttttagattattatttaataatttaatcttttattgttattttactgtcaacataatattttattttataaaatacttCGACCTTTGCACTTGCTATCAACATACctattaatatattaacaacaataaaaacaaatgttaatttaaaaattaattcaaaattgaaattattcattaaatgcttaaattattaatgtaaatttttctttaaaaaaaagtcataaacaCCCTCATCCTTATTCCTCAATCCTCACCCCTGGTTCTATCCAAAACCCACCCTCATCTTCTCTGCTGCGTAGCTCCCTCCATTTCTGAGCTCTCCTTCTCAATGTCTCTCCCTCTCCCAAGGTTACGCTCCTCTTTTTCTCTATACATTTCCTTTAATGGTTCTGTTGTTCCTAAACTATTATGTCTTTTGCTGTGTTCACTCTGCCTATGAGcttcattctt
Protein-coding sequences here:
- the LOC130806714 gene encoding uncharacterized protein LOC130806714; this translates as MKIPTTRLKLFLIITFSISTFYLINRHFLFHHIPSHTDTFVHESISSISIPTSLHHIFFSIASSSSSFPNRLPFLSLWYSPNSTRALLFLDKNPSFSPPIPYSISSDTSRFPYSFPRGHRSAIRVARIVKEVVDRNEPNVRWFVFGDDDTVFFKENLVGVLSKYDHEKWYYIGSNSESSEQNLRMSFGMAYGGGGFAISSPLAKALCKVMDSCLMRYPHLYGSDHRISSCISELGVELTREPGFHQVDVRGDLFGLLSAHPLSPLISLHHLELVDPIFPKKNRTKAVQHLFKAARVDSGRVLQQTVCYDHSSNLTVSVAWGYAIQVFEGNILLPDILASQRTFTPWRRRGINIASQYVFDTREYPQHPCKRPVVFFLEDVASGTGNVWSKYRRHSTRNCSRNVAMDKLKDIRVFAKKRPRSTGPVMAPRRECCDIMHPFNRSMVIDIRQCGVNELIAMDT